One window of Paralichthys olivaceus isolate ysfri-2021 chromosome 20, ASM2471397v2, whole genome shotgun sequence genomic DNA carries:
- the cldn35 gene encoding claudin-4: MVNTGMQLISFTCAVTGWIMAIAVTALPQWKVSAFIGSNILTSEIKWEGIWMNCIYQTTGHMQCKTYDSMLALPPDIQAARALMCLAIFMGWLSCTVSCCGMKCTTCAGDDRRAKAGIALSGGVLFILTGLCVLIPVSWTANTVVQDFYNPNVPLMHKRELGQAIYLGWASAVILMISGAVLSSTCPLMERSGRYRRGYIGRSFANSPASAADPPKPITSNSLPLKEYV; the protein is encoded by the coding sequence ATGGTGAACACTGGCATGCAGCTGATCAGCTTCACCTGCGCGGTGACCGGCTGGATCATGGCCATCGCCGTCACGGCCTTGCCCCAGTGGAAGGTCTCGGCCTTTATCGGCAGCAACATCCTGACCTCGGAGATCAAATGGGAGGGCATCTGGATGAACTGCATCTACCAGACCACTGGTCACATGCAGTGCAAGACATACGACTCCATGCTGGCGCTGCCGCCGGACATCCAGGCGGCCCGCGCCCTCATGTGCCTGGCCATCTTCATGGGCTGGCTGTCCTGCACCGTGTCCTGCTGCGGCATGAAGTGCACCACCTGCGCTGGGGACGACCGACGGGCCAAGGCCGGCATTGCGCTCTCGGGCGGGGTTCTCTTCATTCTCACGGGCCTGTGCGTTTTGATTCCCGTCTCCTGGACCGCCAACACCGTGGTCCAGGATTTCTACAACCCCAACGTGCCCTTGATGCACAAGAGAGAGCTGGGTCAGGCCATCTACCTGGGCTGGGCGTCTGCTGTTATTCTCATGATCAGTGGAGCCGTGCTGAGCAGCACCTGCCCCCTCATGGAGAGGAGCGGCAGATACCGCAGAGGTTACATCGGTCGGAGCTTTGCTAATTCACCCGCTTCAGCGGCGGATCCCCCAAAACCCATCACATCCAACAGTCTACCACTGAAGGAGTACGTatag
- the airim gene encoding AFG2-interacting ribosome maturation factor: MSKPAVLSLHQALRKSFKTVETNQKVWRSAVAECDPLMVSLGNLAEQSSALSRIHIPDTPLRHFPDLEDRLRFKLSLATDTVLFRLHEKMSSLQSARDAISNQVVTVLQLYEQNADSLDVVTVTERSTITPSIADMLEWLQDAERHYRQQFLRRKTLLQMLRAENLSLLESAPTRWKSLESPSAEDCITDLLCKVSFFVDSE; the protein is encoded by the exons ATGTCCAAACCCGCGGTGTTATCGCTCCATCAGGCGCTGAGGAAAAGCTTCAAGACTGTGGAGACCAATCAGAAAGTATGGAGGAGCGCGGTGGCGGAGTGCGACCCCCTGATGGTGTCTCTGGGGAATCTGGCGGAGCAGAGCAGCGCCTTGTCCCGCATCCACATCCCGGACACGCCGCTCAGACACTTCCCCGACCTGGAGGATCGTCTGAGGTTCAAACTGTCCCTGGCCACAGACACGGTCCTGTTCCGACTCCACGAGAAGAT gTCCTCTCTCCAGTCTGCTCGAGATGCCATCAGCAACCAGGTCGTTACGGTCCTCCAACTTTACGAGCAGAACGCAGACAGCCTGGATGTTGTCACTGTAACCGAGCGCTCGACAATCACCCCGTCTATCGCTGACATGCTGGAGTGGCTGCAGGATGCTGAGCGTCACTATCGGCAACA ATTCCTGAGGAGGAAAACACTTCTTCAGATGCTGAGAGCCGAAAATCTCTCTCTTTTAGAATCTGCTCCCACGAGATGGAAATCGCTGGAGTCTCCAAGTGCAGAAGACTGCATCACAG atTTACTTTGCAAAGTGTCCTTCTTTGTGGATTCTGAGTGA